One window of Epinephelus fuscoguttatus linkage group LG9, E.fuscoguttatus.final_Chr_v1 genomic DNA carries:
- the LOC125894786 gene encoding NLR family CARD domain-containing protein 3-like isoform X15, giving the protein MDPYEEPEEGVPSAETILCGKLDSQTKAQGNHLRPPEPEPSLVSYKSDWSRDYILDFKQRNHLRHEPPEPEPEPEPEPSLVSCKSDRSREIIHNFKPRNHQRPPEPEPSLVSCKSDWSRDYILDFKQRNHLRQEPPEPEPSLVSCKSDRSREIIHNFKPRMDEESFEVPSGQSAQQHQTSLDSVFTLLEENIVTYVKNELKMFQKVLSTDYSKRLESEREDEVLDGRSSREAFLKITLNFLRNMKQEKLADCLQSRSRSGICQRNLKSNLQKKFRCVFEGIAKAGNPTLLNQIYTELYITEGGTAEVNVEHEIRQIETASKKPVRPETTIRQQDIFKASPGRDEPIRTVMTKGVAGIGKTVLTQKFTLDWAEDKANQDIQFTFPFTFRELNVLKEKKYSLVELVHHFFTETKEAGICRFEEFQVVFILDGLDECRFPLDFSNTKILTDVTESTSVDVLLVNLIRGKLLPSARLWITTRPAAANQIPPDCVDMVTEVRGFTDPHKKEYFRKKFKNEEQASRIISHIETSRSLHIMCHIPVFCWITATVLEDVFKIRKRGELPKTLTEMYIHFLVVQSKLKNIKYDGGSETDPHWSQNSRMMFESLGKLAFEQLQKGNLIFYESDLTECGIDIRAASVYSGVFTQIFKEERGLYQERVFCFIHLSVQEFLAALHVHLTFINSGVNLMAKDLTTSWSKFSKDRRKCLHQSAVDKALQSPNGHLDLFLRFLLGLSLQTNQKHLRDLVTQSGSSLENSQDIIRYIKKKFEENISAEKYINLFHCLNELKDCSLVNEIQQFLESGSLRTDKLSPAQWSALVFILQSSEEDLDVFDLKKYSASEEALLRLLPVVKTSNKALMSGCDLSKKSCEDLSSVLSSQSSNLRHLDLSNNDLQDAGVELLSAGLGSPHCTLETLRLNSCNLLERSCEALSPVLRSQSSSLRELDLSNNDLWDSGVKQLSTGLASRHCTLEILRLSGCLITEKGCDYLATALSSTSSRLIELDLSYNHPGHSGVKKLSAVREDPRWSMKTLRWDPSGVQWLKPGLRKYSCELTLDENTVNKNLRVSNDKRKVSNVLEAEPYLDHPERFDYWPQLLCRDGLTGRCYWEVEWRGVVDVSVTYRGISRRGDKREGLFGGSDQSWSLSCIDGGYFVCHNNKQTSSSSSSSSSSSSSSSSSSSVSGRVAVYVDCPAGTLSFYRVSSDTLIHLHTFNTTFTERLYPGFGFRSDSPHSSVSLNLSHSLK; this is encoded by the exons GAATCATTTGAGACATGAACctcctgaacctgaacctgaacctgaacctgaacccaGCTTAGTGTCCTGTAAGAGTGACCGGTCAAGGGAAATCATCCATAATTTTAAACCAAG gaaCCATCAGAGACCTCCTGAACCTGAACCCAGCTTAGTGTCCTGTAAGAGTGACTGGTCAAGGGATTACATTCTTGATTTTAAACAAAG gaACCATCTGAGACAAGAACCTCCTGAACCTGAACCCAGCTTAGTGTCCTGTAAGAGTGACCGGTCAAGGGAAATCATTCATAATTTTAAACCAAG AATGGACGAGGAGAGCTTCGAGGTTCCGAGTGGTCAGTCCGCCCAGCAGCACCAAACATCCCTGGACTCTGTATTCACG ctgctggaggagaacaTCGTCACATATGTGAAGAACGAGCTGAAGATGTTCCAGAAAGTTCTGAGTACAGATTACTCAAAACGCttagagagtgagagggaggatGAGGTGCTGGAcgggaggagcagcagagaggcattTCTGAAGATCACACTGAACTTCCTGAGGAACATGAAACAGGAGAAGCTGGCTGACTGTCTGCAGAGCA GAAGTCGTTCTGGAATATGCCAACGCAATCTCAAATCTAACCTGCAGAAGAAGTTccggtgtgtgtttgaggggatCGCTAAAGCAGGAAACCCAACGCTTCTCAATCAGATCTACACAgagctctacatcacagagggagGGACTGCAGAGGTCAATGTGGAACATGAGATCAGACAGATTGAAACAGCATCCAAGAAACCAGTTAGACCTGAAACAACAATCAGGCAACAAGACATCTTTAAAGCCTCACCTGGAAGAGATGAACCAATCAGAACAGTGATGACAAAGGGAGTGGCTGGCATTGGGAAAACAGTCTTAACACAGaagttcactctggactggGCTGAAGACAAAGCCAACCAGGACATACAGTTCACATTTCCATTCACCTTCAGAGAGCTGAAtgtgctgaaagagaaaaagtacAGCTTGGTGGAACTTGTGCATCACTTCTTCACTGAAACCAAAGAAGCAGGAATCTGCAGGTTTGAAGAGTTCCAGGTTGTGTTCATCCTTGACGGTCTGGATGAGTGTCGGTTTCCTCTGGACTTCAGCAACACTAAAATCCTGACTGATGTTACAGAGTCCACCTCAGTGGATGTGCTGCTGGTAAACCtcatcagggggaaactgctTCCCTCTGCTCGCCTCTGGATAACCACacgacctgcagcagccaatcagatccctcctgactgtgttgacatggtgacagaggtcagagggttCACTGACCCACACAAAAAGGAGTACTTCAGGAAGAAATTCAAAAATGAGGAACAGGCCAGCAGAATCATCTCACACATTGAGACATCCAGAAGCCTCCACATCATGTGCCAcatcccagtcttctgctggatcactgctacagttctggaggatgtttttaaaatcagaaagagaggagagctgcccaagaccctgactgaGATGTACATCCACTTCCTGGTGGTTCAGTCCAAACTGAAGAACATCAAGTATGATGGAGGATCTGAGACAGATCCACACTGGAGTCAAAACAGCAGGATGATGTTTGAGTCTCTGGGAAAATTGGCTTTTGAGCAGCTGCAGAAAGGCAACCTGATCTTCTATGAATCAGACCTGACAGAGTGTGGCATCGATATCAGAGCAGCCTCGGTGTACTCAGgagtgttcacacagatctttaaagaggagagaggactgtaccagGAAAGGGTGTTCTGCTTCATCCATCTGAGCgttcaggagtttctggctgCTCTTCATGTCCATCTGACCTTCATCAACTCTGGAGTCAATCTGATGGCCAAAGATCTAACAACCTCATGGTCGAAATTCAGTAAAGATAGAAGGAAGTGTCTCCACCAGAGTGCTGTGGACAAGGCCTTACAGAGTCCAAATGGACACCTCGACTTGTTCCTTCGCTTCCTCCTGGGTCTTTCACTGCAGACCAATCAGAAGCACCTACGAGACCTTGTGACACAGTCAGGAAGTAGCTTGGAGAACAGTCAGGATATAATCCGGTACATCAAGAAGAAGTTCGAGGAAAATATCTCTGCAGAGAAATACATCAATCTGTTCCACTGTCTGAATGAACTGAAGGattgttctctggtgaatgagATCCAGCAGTTCCTGGAATCAGGAAGTCTCCGCACAGATAAACTGTCTCCTGCTCAGTGGTCAGCTCTGGTCTTCATCTTACAGTCATCAGAAGAAGATCTGGACGTGTTTGACCTGAAGAAATACTCAGCTTCAGAGGAAGCTcttctgaggctgctgccagTTGTGAAAACCTCCAACAAAGCTCT AATGAGTGGCTGTGACCTCTCAAAGAAAAGCTGTGAAGATCTGTCCTCAGTCCTCAGCTCTCAGTCCTCTAATCTGAGACACCTGGACCTGAGTAACAACGACCTGCAGGATGCAGGAGTGGAGCTGCTATCTGCTGGACTGGGGAGTCCACACTGTACACTTGAAACTCTCAG GCTGAATAGCTGTAACCTCTTGGAGAGAAGCTGTGAAGCTCTGTCCCCAGTTCTCCGCTCTCAGTCCTCCAGTCTGAGAGAGTTGGACCTGAGTAACAACGACCTGtgggattcaggagtgaagcagctGTCCACTGGACTGGCGAGTCGACACTGCACACTGGAAATTCTCAG gCTGTCCGGCTGTCTGATCACAGAGAAAGGCTGTGATTATCTGGCTACAGCTTTGAGCTCCACATCCTCCCGTCTGATAGAGCTGGACCTGAGTTACAATCATCCAGGACACTCGGGGGTGAAGAAGCTGTCTGCTGTACGGGAGGATCCACGCTGGAGCATGAAAACTCTGAG GTGGGATCCCAGTGGAGTCCAGTGGTTGAAACCAGGTCTGAGGAAGT ATTCCTGTGAGCTCACCCTCGACGAAAACACAGTCAACAAAAACCTCAGAGTGTCTAATGACAAGAGGAAGGTGTCTAATGTGTTAGAGGCTGAGCCATATCTTGATCATCCAGAGAGATTTGACTACTGGCCTCAGCTGCTGTGTAGAGATGGTTTGACTGGTCGctgttactgggaggtggagtggagaggAGTGGTGGATGTATCAGTGACCTACAGAGGAATcagcaggagaggagacaaaCGTGAAGGCTTGTTTGGAGGGAGTGATCAGTCCTGGAGTCTGAGCTGCATTGATGGTGGTTATTTTGTctgtcacaacaacaaacaaacctcctcctcctcctcctcctcctcctcctcctcctcctcctcctcctcctcctcctcggtcTCTGGTAGAGTAGCAGTGTATGTGGACTGTCCTGCTGGCACTCTGTCCTTCTACAGAgtctcctctgacacactgaTCCACCTCCACACCTTCAACACCACATTCACCGAACGTCTTTATCCTGGGTTTGGGTTCAGGTCAGATTCTCCTCATTCCTCAGTGTCACTAAACCTGAGCCACAGTTTAAAATAA
- the LOC125894786 gene encoding NLR family CARD domain-containing protein 3-like isoform X17 has product MDPYEEPEEGVPSAETILCGKLDSQTKAQGNHLRPPEPEPSLVSYKSDWSRDYILDFKQRNHQRPPEPEPSLVSYKSDWSRDYILDFKQRNHQRPPEPEPSLVSCKSDWSRDYILDFKQRNHLRQEPPEPEPSLVSCKSDRSREIIHNFKPRMDEESFEVPSGQSAQQHQTSLDSVFTLLEENIVTYVKNELKMFQKVLSTDYSKRLESEREDEVLDGRSSREAFLKITLNFLRNMKQEKLADCLQSRSRSGICQRNLKSNLQKKFRCVFEGIAKAGNPTLLNQIYTELYITEGGTAEVNVEHEIRQIETASKKPVRPETTIRQQDIFKASPGRDEPIRTVMTKGVAGIGKTVLTQKFTLDWAEDKANQDIQFTFPFTFRELNVLKEKKYSLVELVHHFFTETKEAGICRFEEFQVVFILDGLDECRFPLDFSNTKILTDVTESTSVDVLLVNLIRGKLLPSARLWITTRPAAANQIPPDCVDMVTEVRGFTDPHKKEYFRKKFKNEEQASRIISHIETSRSLHIMCHIPVFCWITATVLEDVFKIRKRGELPKTLTEMYIHFLVVQSKLKNIKYDGGSETDPHWSQNSRMMFESLGKLAFEQLQKGNLIFYESDLTECGIDIRAASVYSGVFTQIFKEERGLYQERVFCFIHLSVQEFLAALHVHLTFINSGVNLMAKDLTTSWSKFSKDRRKCLHQSAVDKALQSPNGHLDLFLRFLLGLSLQTNQKHLRDLVTQSGSSLENSQDIIRYIKKKFEENISAEKYINLFHCLNELKDCSLVNEIQQFLESGSLRTDKLSPAQWSALVFILQSSEEDLDVFDLKKYSASEEALLRLLPVVKTSNKALMSGCDLSKKSCEDLSSVLSSQSSNLRHLDLSNNDLQDAGVELLSAGLGSPHCTLETLRLNSCNLLERSCEALSPVLRSQSSSLRELDLSNNDLWDSGVKQLSTGLASRHCTLEILRLSGCLITEKGCDYLATALSSTSSRLIELDLSYNHPGHSGVKKLSAVREDPRWSMKTLRWDPSGVQWLKPGLRKYSCELTLDENTVNKNLRVSNDKRKVSNVLEAEPYLDHPERFDYWPQLLCRDGLTGRCYWEVEWRGVVDVSVTYRGISRRGDKREGLFGGSDQSWSLSCIDGGYFVCHNNKQTSSSSSSSSSSSSSSSSSSSVSGRVAVYVDCPAGTLSFYRVSSDTLIHLHTFNTTFTERLYPGFGFRSDSPHSSVSLNLSHSLK; this is encoded by the exons gaaCCATCAGAGACCTCCTGAACCTGAACCCAGCTTAGTGTCCTATAAGAGTGACTGGTCAAGGGATTACATTCTTGATTTTAAACAAAG gaaCCATCAGAGACCTCCTGAACCTGAACCCAGCTTAGTGTCCTGTAAGAGTGACTGGTCAAGGGATTACATTCTTGATTTTAAACAAAG gaACCATCTGAGACAAGAACCTCCTGAACCTGAACCCAGCTTAGTGTCCTGTAAGAGTGACCGGTCAAGGGAAATCATTCATAATTTTAAACCAAG AATGGACGAGGAGAGCTTCGAGGTTCCGAGTGGTCAGTCCGCCCAGCAGCACCAAACATCCCTGGACTCTGTATTCACG ctgctggaggagaacaTCGTCACATATGTGAAGAACGAGCTGAAGATGTTCCAGAAAGTTCTGAGTACAGATTACTCAAAACGCttagagagtgagagggaggatGAGGTGCTGGAcgggaggagcagcagagaggcattTCTGAAGATCACACTGAACTTCCTGAGGAACATGAAACAGGAGAAGCTGGCTGACTGTCTGCAGAGCA GAAGTCGTTCTGGAATATGCCAACGCAATCTCAAATCTAACCTGCAGAAGAAGTTccggtgtgtgtttgaggggatCGCTAAAGCAGGAAACCCAACGCTTCTCAATCAGATCTACACAgagctctacatcacagagggagGGACTGCAGAGGTCAATGTGGAACATGAGATCAGACAGATTGAAACAGCATCCAAGAAACCAGTTAGACCTGAAACAACAATCAGGCAACAAGACATCTTTAAAGCCTCACCTGGAAGAGATGAACCAATCAGAACAGTGATGACAAAGGGAGTGGCTGGCATTGGGAAAACAGTCTTAACACAGaagttcactctggactggGCTGAAGACAAAGCCAACCAGGACATACAGTTCACATTTCCATTCACCTTCAGAGAGCTGAAtgtgctgaaagagaaaaagtacAGCTTGGTGGAACTTGTGCATCACTTCTTCACTGAAACCAAAGAAGCAGGAATCTGCAGGTTTGAAGAGTTCCAGGTTGTGTTCATCCTTGACGGTCTGGATGAGTGTCGGTTTCCTCTGGACTTCAGCAACACTAAAATCCTGACTGATGTTACAGAGTCCACCTCAGTGGATGTGCTGCTGGTAAACCtcatcagggggaaactgctTCCCTCTGCTCGCCTCTGGATAACCACacgacctgcagcagccaatcagatccctcctgactgtgttgacatggtgacagaggtcagagggttCACTGACCCACACAAAAAGGAGTACTTCAGGAAGAAATTCAAAAATGAGGAACAGGCCAGCAGAATCATCTCACACATTGAGACATCCAGAAGCCTCCACATCATGTGCCAcatcccagtcttctgctggatcactgctacagttctggaggatgtttttaaaatcagaaagagaggagagctgcccaagaccctgactgaGATGTACATCCACTTCCTGGTGGTTCAGTCCAAACTGAAGAACATCAAGTATGATGGAGGATCTGAGACAGATCCACACTGGAGTCAAAACAGCAGGATGATGTTTGAGTCTCTGGGAAAATTGGCTTTTGAGCAGCTGCAGAAAGGCAACCTGATCTTCTATGAATCAGACCTGACAGAGTGTGGCATCGATATCAGAGCAGCCTCGGTGTACTCAGgagtgttcacacagatctttaaagaggagagaggactgtaccagGAAAGGGTGTTCTGCTTCATCCATCTGAGCgttcaggagtttctggctgCTCTTCATGTCCATCTGACCTTCATCAACTCTGGAGTCAATCTGATGGCCAAAGATCTAACAACCTCATGGTCGAAATTCAGTAAAGATAGAAGGAAGTGTCTCCACCAGAGTGCTGTGGACAAGGCCTTACAGAGTCCAAATGGACACCTCGACTTGTTCCTTCGCTTCCTCCTGGGTCTTTCACTGCAGACCAATCAGAAGCACCTACGAGACCTTGTGACACAGTCAGGAAGTAGCTTGGAGAACAGTCAGGATATAATCCGGTACATCAAGAAGAAGTTCGAGGAAAATATCTCTGCAGAGAAATACATCAATCTGTTCCACTGTCTGAATGAACTGAAGGattgttctctggtgaatgagATCCAGCAGTTCCTGGAATCAGGAAGTCTCCGCACAGATAAACTGTCTCCTGCTCAGTGGTCAGCTCTGGTCTTCATCTTACAGTCATCAGAAGAAGATCTGGACGTGTTTGACCTGAAGAAATACTCAGCTTCAGAGGAAGCTcttctgaggctgctgccagTTGTGAAAACCTCCAACAAAGCTCT AATGAGTGGCTGTGACCTCTCAAAGAAAAGCTGTGAAGATCTGTCCTCAGTCCTCAGCTCTCAGTCCTCTAATCTGAGACACCTGGACCTGAGTAACAACGACCTGCAGGATGCAGGAGTGGAGCTGCTATCTGCTGGACTGGGGAGTCCACACTGTACACTTGAAACTCTCAG GCTGAATAGCTGTAACCTCTTGGAGAGAAGCTGTGAAGCTCTGTCCCCAGTTCTCCGCTCTCAGTCCTCCAGTCTGAGAGAGTTGGACCTGAGTAACAACGACCTGtgggattcaggagtgaagcagctGTCCACTGGACTGGCGAGTCGACACTGCACACTGGAAATTCTCAG gCTGTCCGGCTGTCTGATCACAGAGAAAGGCTGTGATTATCTGGCTACAGCTTTGAGCTCCACATCCTCCCGTCTGATAGAGCTGGACCTGAGTTACAATCATCCAGGACACTCGGGGGTGAAGAAGCTGTCTGCTGTACGGGAGGATCCACGCTGGAGCATGAAAACTCTGAG GTGGGATCCCAGTGGAGTCCAGTGGTTGAAACCAGGTCTGAGGAAGT ATTCCTGTGAGCTCACCCTCGACGAAAACACAGTCAACAAAAACCTCAGAGTGTCTAATGACAAGAGGAAGGTGTCTAATGTGTTAGAGGCTGAGCCATATCTTGATCATCCAGAGAGATTTGACTACTGGCCTCAGCTGCTGTGTAGAGATGGTTTGACTGGTCGctgttactgggaggtggagtggagaggAGTGGTGGATGTATCAGTGACCTACAGAGGAATcagcaggagaggagacaaaCGTGAAGGCTTGTTTGGAGGGAGTGATCAGTCCTGGAGTCTGAGCTGCATTGATGGTGGTTATTTTGTctgtcacaacaacaaacaaacctcctcctcctcctcctcctcctcctcctcctcctcctcctcctcctcctcctcctcggtcTCTGGTAGAGTAGCAGTGTATGTGGACTGTCCTGCTGGCACTCTGTCCTTCTACAGAgtctcctctgacacactgaTCCACCTCCACACCTTCAACACCACATTCACCGAACGTCTTTATCCTGGGTTTGGGTTCAGGTCAGATTCTCCTCATTCCTCAGTGTCACTAAACCTGAGCCACAGTTTAAAATAA
- the LOC125894786 gene encoding NLR family CARD domain-containing protein 3-like isoform X24 encodes MDPYEEPEEGVPSAETILCGKLDSQTKAQGNHLRPPEPEPSLVSYKSDWSRDYILDFKQRNHLRHEPPEPEPEPEPEPEPSLVSCKSDRSREIIHNFKPRMDEESFEVPSGQSAQQHQTSLDSVFTLLEENIVTYVKNELKMFQKVLSTDYSKRLESEREDEVLDGRSSREAFLKITLNFLRNMKQEKLADCLQSRSRSGICQRNLKSNLQKKFRCVFEGIAKAGNPTLLNQIYTELYITEGGTAEVNVEHEIRQIETASKKPVRPETTIRQQDIFKASPGRDEPIRTVMTKGVAGIGKTVLTQKFTLDWAEDKANQDIQFTFPFTFRELNVLKEKKYSLVELVHHFFTETKEAGICRFEEFQVVFILDGLDECRFPLDFSNTKILTDVTESTSVDVLLVNLIRGKLLPSARLWITTRPAAANQIPPDCVDMVTEVRGFTDPHKKEYFRKKFKNEEQASRIISHIETSRSLHIMCHIPVFCWITATVLEDVFKIRKRGELPKTLTEMYIHFLVVQSKLKNIKYDGGSETDPHWSQNSRMMFESLGKLAFEQLQKGNLIFYESDLTECGIDIRAASVYSGVFTQIFKEERGLYQERVFCFIHLSVQEFLAALHVHLTFINSGVNLMAKDLTTSWSKFSKDRRKCLHQSAVDKALQSPNGHLDLFLRFLLGLSLQTNQKHLRDLVTQSGSSLENSQDIIRYIKKKFEENISAEKYINLFHCLNELKDCSLVNEIQQFLESGSLRTDKLSPAQWSALVFILQSSEEDLDVFDLKKYSASEEALLRLLPVVKTSNKALMSGCDLSKKSCEDLSSVLSSQSSNLRHLDLSNNDLQDAGVELLSAGLGSPHCTLETLRLNSCNLLERSCEALSPVLRSQSSSLRELDLSNNDLWDSGVKQLSTGLASRHCTLEILRLSGCLITEKGCDYLATALSSTSSRLIELDLSYNHPGHSGVKKLSAVREDPRWSMKTLRWDPSGVQWLKPGLRKYSCELTLDENTVNKNLRVSNDKRKVSNVLEAEPYLDHPERFDYWPQLLCRDGLTGRCYWEVEWRGVVDVSVTYRGISRRGDKREGLFGGSDQSWSLSCIDGGYFVCHNNKQTSSSSSSSSSSSSSSSSSSSVSGRVAVYVDCPAGTLSFYRVSSDTLIHLHTFNTTFTERLYPGFGFRSDSPHSSVSLNLSHSLK; translated from the exons GAATCATTTGAGACATGAACctcctgaacctgaacctgaacctgaacctgaacc TGAACCCAGCTTAGTGTCCTGTAAGAGTGACCGGTCAAGGGAAATCATTCATAATTTTAAACCAAG AATGGACGAGGAGAGCTTCGAGGTTCCGAGTGGTCAGTCCGCCCAGCAGCACCAAACATCCCTGGACTCTGTATTCACG ctgctggaggagaacaTCGTCACATATGTGAAGAACGAGCTGAAGATGTTCCAGAAAGTTCTGAGTACAGATTACTCAAAACGCttagagagtgagagggaggatGAGGTGCTGGAcgggaggagcagcagagaggcattTCTGAAGATCACACTGAACTTCCTGAGGAACATGAAACAGGAGAAGCTGGCTGACTGTCTGCAGAGCA GAAGTCGTTCTGGAATATGCCAACGCAATCTCAAATCTAACCTGCAGAAGAAGTTccggtgtgtgtttgaggggatCGCTAAAGCAGGAAACCCAACGCTTCTCAATCAGATCTACACAgagctctacatcacagagggagGGACTGCAGAGGTCAATGTGGAACATGAGATCAGACAGATTGAAACAGCATCCAAGAAACCAGTTAGACCTGAAACAACAATCAGGCAACAAGACATCTTTAAAGCCTCACCTGGAAGAGATGAACCAATCAGAACAGTGATGACAAAGGGAGTGGCTGGCATTGGGAAAACAGTCTTAACACAGaagttcactctggactggGCTGAAGACAAAGCCAACCAGGACATACAGTTCACATTTCCATTCACCTTCAGAGAGCTGAAtgtgctgaaagagaaaaagtacAGCTTGGTGGAACTTGTGCATCACTTCTTCACTGAAACCAAAGAAGCAGGAATCTGCAGGTTTGAAGAGTTCCAGGTTGTGTTCATCCTTGACGGTCTGGATGAGTGTCGGTTTCCTCTGGACTTCAGCAACACTAAAATCCTGACTGATGTTACAGAGTCCACCTCAGTGGATGTGCTGCTGGTAAACCtcatcagggggaaactgctTCCCTCTGCTCGCCTCTGGATAACCACacgacctgcagcagccaatcagatccctcctgactgtgttgacatggtgacagaggtcagagggttCACTGACCCACACAAAAAGGAGTACTTCAGGAAGAAATTCAAAAATGAGGAACAGGCCAGCAGAATCATCTCACACATTGAGACATCCAGAAGCCTCCACATCATGTGCCAcatcccagtcttctgctggatcactgctacagttctggaggatgtttttaaaatcagaaagagaggagagctgcccaagaccctgactgaGATGTACATCCACTTCCTGGTGGTTCAGTCCAAACTGAAGAACATCAAGTATGATGGAGGATCTGAGACAGATCCACACTGGAGTCAAAACAGCAGGATGATGTTTGAGTCTCTGGGAAAATTGGCTTTTGAGCAGCTGCAGAAAGGCAACCTGATCTTCTATGAATCAGACCTGACAGAGTGTGGCATCGATATCAGAGCAGCCTCGGTGTACTCAGgagtgttcacacagatctttaaagaggagagaggactgtaccagGAAAGGGTGTTCTGCTTCATCCATCTGAGCgttcaggagtttctggctgCTCTTCATGTCCATCTGACCTTCATCAACTCTGGAGTCAATCTGATGGCCAAAGATCTAACAACCTCATGGTCGAAATTCAGTAAAGATAGAAGGAAGTGTCTCCACCAGAGTGCTGTGGACAAGGCCTTACAGAGTCCAAATGGACACCTCGACTTGTTCCTTCGCTTCCTCCTGGGTCTTTCACTGCAGACCAATCAGAAGCACCTACGAGACCTTGTGACACAGTCAGGAAGTAGCTTGGAGAACAGTCAGGATATAATCCGGTACATCAAGAAGAAGTTCGAGGAAAATATCTCTGCAGAGAAATACATCAATCTGTTCCACTGTCTGAATGAACTGAAGGattgttctctggtgaatgagATCCAGCAGTTCCTGGAATCAGGAAGTCTCCGCACAGATAAACTGTCTCCTGCTCAGTGGTCAGCTCTGGTCTTCATCTTACAGTCATCAGAAGAAGATCTGGACGTGTTTGACCTGAAGAAATACTCAGCTTCAGAGGAAGCTcttctgaggctgctgccagTTGTGAAAACCTCCAACAAAGCTCT AATGAGTGGCTGTGACCTCTCAAAGAAAAGCTGTGAAGATCTGTCCTCAGTCCTCAGCTCTCAGTCCTCTAATCTGAGACACCTGGACCTGAGTAACAACGACCTGCAGGATGCAGGAGTGGAGCTGCTATCTGCTGGACTGGGGAGTCCACACTGTACACTTGAAACTCTCAG GCTGAATAGCTGTAACCTCTTGGAGAGAAGCTGTGAAGCTCTGTCCCCAGTTCTCCGCTCTCAGTCCTCCAGTCTGAGAGAGTTGGACCTGAGTAACAACGACCTGtgggattcaggagtgaagcagctGTCCACTGGACTGGCGAGTCGACACTGCACACTGGAAATTCTCAG gCTGTCCGGCTGTCTGATCACAGAGAAAGGCTGTGATTATCTGGCTACAGCTTTGAGCTCCACATCCTCCCGTCTGATAGAGCTGGACCTGAGTTACAATCATCCAGGACACTCGGGGGTGAAGAAGCTGTCTGCTGTACGGGAGGATCCACGCTGGAGCATGAAAACTCTGAG GTGGGATCCCAGTGGAGTCCAGTGGTTGAAACCAGGTCTGAGGAAGT ATTCCTGTGAGCTCACCCTCGACGAAAACACAGTCAACAAAAACCTCAGAGTGTCTAATGACAAGAGGAAGGTGTCTAATGTGTTAGAGGCTGAGCCATATCTTGATCATCCAGAGAGATTTGACTACTGGCCTCAGCTGCTGTGTAGAGATGGTTTGACTGGTCGctgttactgggaggtggagtggagaggAGTGGTGGATGTATCAGTGACCTACAGAGGAATcagcaggagaggagacaaaCGTGAAGGCTTGTTTGGAGGGAGTGATCAGTCCTGGAGTCTGAGCTGCATTGATGGTGGTTATTTTGTctgtcacaacaacaaacaaacctcctcctcctcctcctcctcctcctcctcctcctcctcctcctcctcctcctcctcggtcTCTGGTAGAGTAGCAGTGTATGTGGACTGTCCTGCTGGCACTCTGTCCTTCTACAGAgtctcctctgacacactgaTCCACCTCCACACCTTCAACACCACATTCACCGAACGTCTTTATCCTGGGTTTGGGTTCAGGTCAGATTCTCCTCATTCCTCAGTGTCACTAAACCTGAGCCACAGTTTAAAATAA